A genomic stretch from Malus domestica chromosome 15, GDT2T_hap1 includes:
- the LOC103441790 gene encoding large ribosomal subunit protein eL39z/eL39x, whose amino-acid sequence MPSHKSFMIKKKLAKKMRQNRPIPHWIRMRTDNTIRYNAKRRHWRRTKLGF is encoded by the exons ATG CCGTCGCACAAGAGCTTCATGATCAAGAAGAAGCTGGCGAAGAAGATGAGGCAGAACAGGCCCATCCCTCACTGGATCCGTATGAGGACCGACAACACCATCAG GTACAATGCGAAACGCAGGCACTGGCGCCGCACCAAGCTCGGATTCTGA